A segment of the Coffea arabica cultivar ET-39 chromosome 8c, Coffea Arabica ET-39 HiFi, whole genome shotgun sequence genome:
ACAACTAATCTACCAGTCATGAACTCGATTCAGCAACAATAGAATCAGGGGGAAAAAGCGACAACAACTTGAGTTAGCATGAAGTTCAATCTTTCAACAACTAAATACCTACCACCCAAAATTACATTAAGGATTACAAACTTTTACTGAACAGCAAAAATTTCCCACTTCATCCTACCTGTTCCATTTCTCTTTTACACACTAAACACACAATTTCACATCCTTGAgcgtttcttttatttctatGCAAAAGCATACTAGACTAAACGAAGCAAGATTGCATCCTTATCCATATAACCTTAACATGCATAAGCTTTACCTAGTGAAAAACCACCAAAACACCCTAAAACTCGGTCAGTTGACGACTTAAAATTCATGAATTCAACAATCACAGCTGAAAACACttcaaaaataaagaaacccaCAAAacacaagaagaaagaaacttaaTTACCTTGATCTTTCTCCCGTTTGATACCTTGACATGCTCCTTCCAGCCGGGAGGAAGCTCATCCGGGGACTTCCCATGTACCATTTTGGAAAAACTGCAAGAATTCACCAAGAAATCAATAGAAAGATCAAATTTACTCAGAATCGAATCGATGAAGAAATATATAATAGTTCTAAGAAAAAGACTCCTCCTTTACTCTTTTTCCTCCTTTCAATCTTTCTGGGATTTTGGGCTCCCCAAGTATTTCTCTAACAGTACAGTAAGCTGTGGGTCAAAGTCTCAAAGACTGAAACACTTGCTAATGGGAGGATTTGGATGGGGGTTAAATAGTGGCTGGATGTTGCAGTGGGAGAAATGTGGGGGATCTCTGGGGTACACGTGTTGTTGCTAGTGCACTACTGTGTCTTTCTTGGCTTTATTGTAGGTGTAGACGGATAGTAGACTACGATTGTAATGCCATATTACAAATACTTCTTGCCAAGGAATACGACGAATTGAAGGTACCTACTCGATTTGCATGAGCCATAACCGACTCGTGAAAAATGAGCCCATTAGGCCATTGACCTGACCTCCCCATCAATTCTCAACAAAGAAAATCAatcttttgtttggattgatatgtttggaaaaaaaatgtttctgttctttgtaaatatatttttgtgcacatctataaattaattttttccatccatttaaatatatgacatttaaaaaaattaaatattaactttaattataaataaataaataaatatataacaaaaactaaaattgtaaaaaattaaaaaaaatttattttattttacatatctATTTACACactataaattaaaattttcaaaatttagaagGGACCTTGATCCTCATCAGCCTCCCTTAGTTCCTTCATTGTCTCTGATgctttggattgtaagttatttgggattatttgagatatttttactgtagcactttttgtgatgtgatgtatgtgagataaaaagatattgggaagataaaaaggtgtattgaaaattgtaaagatgatgtaagcaaataaaattggggaaatatgaagcaatccaaacaaacccaattaACTTGTGAAAATCTAACCTGGAAACTGTCACGTGCAGGTCACATGATTATCACGTAGAAAGGAAACTGGAGCTTAGACCCCTCAATATCTGTCCATATTAATAACAACCCCAAAACTTTCAAAATCTAAGTTCAGACCCCTCTCTCCAATCTATAAATAAAAGTAGACGCCGAGACGCGGCAGCGGATCCCTCTCTCCACTCCCCTCATTCCACCTCCTCTCTCTGTATTAAACCCACAAGTTCCGATCTTTTTCCTCACAAGTCGAAAGGGAGGGAAAATAGGAGGTTTCTTTAACTAGCAGCAAAAAAATCGATTTTTTTCCCGGAAAAATTAACCAATTTTGATCGTTTTTCTCGTGATTTCTGGGCTGACCTTCTCTAAAGGTAACAAAAATTGGGATTCATCTGGTCGATTATTGCTTTTTAGCTTCTCCAGAATTGCCATGTAACTTTAGAATTTCTGAAAAAAGATTGGAATTTGGGGattttttttgaagattttCTGTTCTTTCGGAGCCCTTTTTGAATACTGTTCTGGTTATCAGCAAGACTTTTTTTTATTGGATTTAGGAAATTGGGTTTTGGACAGTCTACTAATCTCGCTTGAAATTCGTTATTTAATTACTGTGTTGCGGTTTGAGTTTTCGTTTAAGAGGAGGGGTGGAAAAGGGGAATGGAGGGTCAGTGGAGACAGTGAGAATGGAAATCTTGAGATAGTCTACTGAATTTGCTTGGAATTCGTTAATTGGATACTTGAACATTTGATGTCCATTTATTCTTTACTGTAATGATTGCTTTCGAGATGGTGATTTGATTTGGTTTAAAATTGTAATAGAATTTGAATGACGACATTGAAAGCATAAGATCGTTTATGAGTCTGTTTCCGGGATATTTACCGAAAATCTGGCGCTTTGGAATCATATCACTCATGTGGTGGAATGCAATTGGAATTGCAAAGAAAATTGAGTTCTTGTATACTGAACTGAATGAGTTAGTTGTAAACTATAAGAAGAGATTAATTTGCATTGGAAGACATCCAAGAATTATTCATTAGATTATCTGTCGCTTTAAGTAGCTTTATCCATCAACAATTTCCAGCATGTCAGTGTCAGTTGCTCTCAATATGTAGCTTTAATCCCGTCTAATAATGAAGGCAGCACTTGTACCAACttgattttctaaaaatcaGTCAATTGGCAGATGGCGATACATGGCTGATTATTTTGTATCTCATGTTTGCATTGCATAGCACTTAGTGGTCTAATAAGAGGAAACATTTATCAGATAGTGTTGAGCTGTTTTTATGTTCATGTAGTTAGACTTGTTTTCATTGAGGTATATGTTGAATCTTTGTTGTAGAGTTATCAATTATTTCTAATAAACACATTTCTCTTATCTTTAGATGGCATCATTGCAAGAAAGTTTGAACAAGTTCAAGAAACAACAAGAGAAGTGTCAGTCCACACTCACGAGCATTGCAAAGCAAAATCCAAAAACTACACCTCCAAAACCTTTCCTCTCTGGCGTTTCAACTCCTTCCCCACCAATTAAATTTTCAAACGATACAGAGAGGCTTCAACACATTAATAGCATAAGGAAAGCTCCTGTGGGGGCTCAGATCAAACGTGTTATAGACTTGCTGCTGGAGGTAGTACTTCTGTCATACTTCTGCTGATATGCTGTCTGAATTCTATAGTGTATCATGTGGGTCTTGCTATTCATTGATTTGCCCCTAAATCTTGTGTGGTTGTTTGGTCATATTCATAAGAGGGTACTTTTTAGTAATATATCATGAAGGTACATCATATCCTTTGCTGGGAGGGAACTTTTTAGTAATATATCATGAAGGTGCATCATATCTTTTGCTGGTAGGCTGTCTCAGTGTCATTACGAGTGTGCTCATGTTTCAGCgctatcatcaaattcatcACCAATTCAATGATGACAGGTTGCTTCATGCATATTGTACTTGTTGGCATTTTCACTGATTTTCATCATCCAATTATGTTAAGGAATCTGGCATTAACACGTCGTATTTGCTACATCATACATTTGTGGTAAATTCTTCCATGGTCTTTGCTATGTCTTGTCAACTGCTCAGATTAGTTTAGCAAATGCACTGGCATTGCCGGCATAAGGGATGCATTTTTATTCTTATACTTGTCCATTTAGTGCTAGTCTTAGAATCTCTGCCACAGTCCCTCAGAGGTACTATCTCATAATTTTATGTGTATAACACGTTCTTTTGAAATAATGAGGGCCATTCCATGAAGCAGTATACCTCCCCTTACACTAAACCTCTCTTGTATTGGATTTTCTGTTGCCCATTTCACAATCATGTGTGCTTCCTGCAAATGGCCGAGTCAGATGAACTTttcttctatttatttattGCCTTTCTTTTCAATATAGATTGATACACATCCTTCCTTGTATTTTCATGTGCAGTTTTTGGTATTCCTGATACACCTTCTTTTCTGATAATTTTTTGTGCTTACTCTTTTAAAACCATCTTTCTGGTAGGCCATTTGAGGTTGTAGCTGTAAAAATTTGGCCCAAAAGAGCTTTCTGTTTTTCCTTCGTGGTGAATGAATATCAAAACTTTCTCTGTTTTGTTTATAGAGATCACAAAGCTCCCGCATGaagaatttttcttaaatagcctgcaaaatgtatttttgtattCTTATTGTCTCTTCCGATTCttatcttcttcttttgttgTGGTTATACCTATTTCTCTTGGTTTGACTGGGGAAAGGATagataaattttcattaatcagTGGATGGttcttgtttatttattttttatttcttagcGATTTGGTAACAGAAAAAGTATGCTTAATTGGCAGCCAAAAGGCGGGATGGGTTGGGCAACTATGCAGACTGGTGATCGAGGTGTACTGGATAATTATGCTTATAAGGATGAGATTTGGAATTAAAAGGGGGGGAGGGGACAGTGGGTGGTTTGAATAATAAAGAAGGGACAGTGGTGGTTGGTTAATGCAGTCAAAGGTGCCTTATGAAGTTCTTTAAAGGGGTAATACCACGTTTGATAGATAAAAAGAATGGGACATTGATGTTTTTGAGTCTGAACTTTAACGTcaatttcttgcattttatGAGTAAAGAAACTCAATTTAGTTATTTTCAAGTGCTTCCTATTTGGCTTTCGTTGTCTTAAGGTTGGTTCTAACTTGTTCGCATTGCAGGGAAAATAGGagtataaaatgatttttcgtctttggattttgaatctgccccaCATTCTgtgttctttttgttttcataaaCCAGAATTTCTTTAAATGATAGCTTAGATCAACATGTTGAACAGATATTGATTCTGACAAGTTTTTGGGAAATTCTTCTAGACTGCTAGTTTAGGACTGCAGTCTCATTTTTTGCCATGTTTTGGTGCACTGTGACTGCAATTCAGCAGCAGGGACCATAATTGTTACTAATTTTACACTTAATTTAGATTATCCCACTGCTTCTCATGTAAGAAATTGTTAGTTGGCTTCCATTGATTTTAACTCTTATGAGACTAATTGTTAGCTTCTTGTGACATGTTCTGGATGCAGATAATGTGTCTTCATAACCAAGAATGAATATTTAGGTTAAAAGTGACTTGCCAAATTTGATAGATACTGTAGATCAAATTTGATAGATACTGTAGATCTAATGCTTTTATCTTCTTTCAAGAGTACTGATTTGATATTGCAATATGGTCATGTTTTGTGTATCCGTTGACATGAAAATTGTTTTTATCTGGATTTCTTCTTATTTTAAAGGTACCTTTTGAATCTGTGATAGTTATACACTTATTTATCCAATTCTCATTTCTACAGAAAAGGCAAGCATTGAAACCTGAGCAAATAAATCAAGAATGTTATGTTGATTTGAATGCAAACAAGGCTGTCTTTGATAGTCTGAAGAAGAACCCCAAGGTGCATTATGATGGCGAGCGGTTTTCCTACAAGGTAGTTTCAGTTGCATTTTCTAGCCTTCTAAACCTTTGGGGCtttaaatattttatctttCGTGTTTATATTTGTTTGGGGATGTTGAACTTTCTTTGGTTTTCTTCAGGCTGATACATATTTAAATGGTATGTAATTCTTTTTACAGTCGAAGCATGATTTAAGAAATAAGGATCAACTTCTTGTCTTAGTTCGGAAGTTCCCTGAGGGAATTGCTGTTATTGATCTCAAGGATGCATACACAACTGTCATGGAGGATTTGCAGGTAtgttttggttgaaattagGTTTCGGTAGGGTCAGTTTTATATAAGTTGCAACTTCGTACAGAAACATGTTAGTTCTGCATTACATGTTATTTCTGCAAAAGAAGAATGGGAACTTGGTTTCTGTTCCTTTTCACCATGTCTAGTAGCTTCTAATATTGAATTAACTTGAGTTTGAACATTACATCTAGTGCACATCTTCCAAGTGGGTGGCAGATTTGCATAGTGCGTCTTTGTTTAATTAAGATTTCTTTTTCCTGCCATCTTTTCTTTACATATAGTTTGCTAACAGACATATTCTTTTGTAGTCACTGAAAGCTGCAGGCCAAATTTGGCTGTTGTCAAACTTTGACTCGCAAGAGGACATAGCCTATCCTAATGACCCCAGAGTTCCCATCAAGGTTGACGATGATCTGAAACAGTTGTTTCGAGGAATTGAATTGCCCCGTGACATGCTTGATATTGAGAAGGATCTTCAGAAGAATGGGATGAAACCTGCTACAAATACTGCAAAGAGGAGGGCAATGGCGCAAGTACATGGAATTGCCCCCAAAAACAAGCCTAAAAAGAAGAAGCATGAAATCAGCAAGAGGACTAAGCTTACAAATGCCCATCTTCCAGAGCTGTTCCAGAACCTTAATGCCTCTGGTTCATGAGCAGAGATCAGGCTGCTACAGATCATTGAATTATGCAGTGGCCATATGGCATAGGCATTAAAGCATAGTCTTATCCCTGCATCTGTGGAGAGTATTAAACCTgtaattccatttttttttttgtttctgaaCATTTTAATTTGCCATCCAACTATAAATATTTAGTTTTGGTACAAATCagaacttgggtttgagcacTACACTGCCTTTCTCGTTTAAGGAGGGTTGTTGGGGTTCAATTACGAAGACCCCAGTTTGTGGTTGTCCAAAGTGATCGAGGACTGAAAACACCCTGCGTTGTGTATGCAAGTGCAGAAAACTTGTGCAGAAGCCACTGATTTGTCTTGTAAACGTGAAGTGCATATTACATCCCAAATTTATAGTTTTCACTTGACGCCAAAGATTCCTCTATTTACATGCtttatttagtttttatttttttattaggatgTGCTTCCAAGAATTCCATTCATGATGAAGATTCTTGAAGAAAACTTGTCTGAATTGGTAATGCTGCGAATTCAAAGAACTTGTCTGAATTGGCAAATTGAGTCTTATAAGGGGATAAATTGCCTATTTTGCCCTCAAACATTAACAATTTATACTTTTAGCCTCTAACTATTGGTTGTATTTTTTTCCGCCCCTCAACTGTTAAAAACCAATGCTTGTAGTGGTGAGTTGTAATCCCAAATTCCAATGGAGGAGGACAAAATTTGAAGGGCAATTTTGGTATGTTGAAAGCCCAGAAATCCCCGCCAAGCCCAACGTCCTCAGTTTTTGTTTTGTCACAACCAACGTACACATTTAAATGGGCGTTTTTCCTGGTCCACCCGTTCAAAGCACTTTTAACTTCATAAAATCTCCAGCTTATCCCGCTGCAACTCCTCTCTTATAGAGATGAAGATTTGTGGGCGACGAACTCAATCCTTCACTCCCTTGACCTCTACTCTCATGAATTGCTACATCAACATCCCCTCAAAACCcctttttgatttttcaagaaagccCTCTAATCCTCAACTCCTTTTAGCGGCGAAGAGGAGATGGAATCGTTATGGTAGCttcaatttctggaaaattttgaatttttttaaattttttttcaatttgtttatttcttgaagTGGCAATGACttgtgtttttctttcttttaatcccttttatttggaGAAATTAGATGTCTTGTTTCGCGGAATTCGACGGAGGAATCTGGGTTCTTGGAAAATGAGGAATCAACCTGTTGTATCTTCAGCTTCTGAGGTGGGAAATGGCAACGCTGACATTGTGAAGAAAAGGTTCTTGTTCTCATTTCctcatcttttttcttcttatttttctaataGATGCTTTGAAAACCGACTAATTCTATGTTGTAATCTATTATCTACATTTGGGTGTTCCTGTCTCTTAGAATTTGAAAAAGTGTATGCATATTCCTAGAGTGTTCTTGATTAGTCTGTTAAAAACTTGTTAATTACTAGAAGTCTAGAAATGTAAAAGAAAGTAAGAAGATGTTGGTTGTTTTTGGTAACGATTTAGTTGCTTTGCTATTGTCATTGTTCTCTTCTGGCTGTTTTTTGGC
Coding sequences within it:
- the LOC113707341 gene encoding transcription initiation factor IIE subunit beta; protein product: MASLQESLNKFKKQQEKCQSTLTSIAKQNPKTTPPKPFLSGVSTPSPPIKFSNDTERLQHINSIRKAPVGAQIKRVIDLLLEKRQALKPEQINQECYVDLNANKAVFDSLKKNPKVHYDGERFSYKSKHDLRNKDQLLVLVRKFPEGIAVIDLKDAYTTVMEDLQSLKAAGQIWLLSNFDSQEDIAYPNDPRVPIKVDDDLKQLFRGIELPRDMLDIEKDLQKNGMKPATNTAKRRAMAQVHGIAPKNKPKKKKHEISKRTKLTNAHLPELFQNLNASGS